The DNA window CCGGATCCTGCTCTCCTCCATAGAAAGAGAAACAATGCAGCTGAATTTGAAGAAGAGATTGCAAGTATCCGACGAGcaatcatggttgagaaatggATGGAAAACTACGGAAGCAGTACTAGAGGCTCGAGGTCGAGGCACATCAATTCAGATTCAAGCTCGTCAACAGACTCGAGCTTGTTTTCATCCTCAGAAACAGACTCTGCATCAAAATCCACTCCAAAATCTTCAGTTTTACATGCAACACCGAAAGCAGCTCACCAAACACTTGTTCCTGGAGCAGCTCCAAAACATGAGGGCGGGTTCATGCGGACAAAATCAAGGGCCCCGAAAATCTATGGAGACTTAAAGAAGGTGAAACAACCAATTTCTCCAGGTGGGAAAATCAAGAATTTTTTGAATTCCATTTTCACTccaagaaatttgaagaaacATGAAGGGATGGAAGATTGGAGTTCAGTGAGGAAATCGAGATCAGTCAAGGACTCATCTACCACATGTTCTCTGACTTCCAGGTCTTGCTTGAACAGACCACCACCTCCTTCAAGAGGTAAATCAAAGCGGTCTGTCAGATTTTGTCCTGTTAGTGTTATTGTCGACGAAGATTGTCAACCCTGTGGGCACAAGAGCATAAATGATCATTATGATCCAAGTCTAACACTGGTGCCAAATATTAACAGTCATTTCCTCAAGAAGAACATTGATAGTTTTAGGAATtatgaagaaaagaaatcaaagaaaTATGGCTTCAGGGGATTTTATGAGAACAGTGATGATGATGGTAATAGCTGTACTAGTTCGGATCTGTTTGAACTCGATAACATTGGCATTGTTGGGGTTGGCCATGGAGCTCATAGGGAGGAGTTGCCAGTCTATGGAACTACAAACCTGAAAATCAATCAGGCCATTGCCAATGGATTGCTTATGTAGCTCAACTTGTAGTTAGCTAGTTAGACGAGTCATGTAACATGAATGGTTCATGGATAACTGATCATTTTCTTCTCTGTTTGTGTTATGTTTATCTAGGTTTGTATCATAATGAAATTGATTTTCGAGACTACTTTGGATACTTCGAGGTTCTGTAAAGTTCAGGGGAAAAAAGTGCTCAATGGGAATTATCGCGTGGAAGCAGAGACATTTACGGCCTCGTGAAATATGAAATCTACTAATGAtcctcagttttttttttttctttctttctgaaaGAATCTAGCAAATAGCCTTTCCAAACTCTATGCGCGTTATTGTTCTTCTAAAAAGCATCTGCAGTCCACCAGATATTTTGGCATCAGAATTATCCAAGGAGTAAATCAAATACACCTTTAATCTCAAAGAATTAAAAAGCACGCAAAGGCTTTCTTGAAACACCATATATGAGTAACTTGCAAAAATTTGTCTTCCTGAAGGAATAACCCTTAATCAACATATATCTGTCCTTAGCCTTATCTCTTCCGGAAAACATATATTTGTTTGATAGTAGTGTTTTACTTCAACATCTCAAAAGCAACTTCTTGGACCAACGCCATAATATTATTATTGATAATGCAAGGAGAAATTTCAAGTTCTAGTAGGTCTTTTTCTACTGTCACAATCGTGATGATGGTGATCTATACATGTTTCTTTGTGTTGAAGAAAAATGATTTCTttttaacttttgcaatttattaaTAAGTGGAGCATATGTCTACTTATTATCAAATTGTTCAAATGTCACTATGTGAAACTGTTTCATGATTTAGTTAATTTCAATGTGTCGCGACCACGCATTGCATTCCATACTTTTGGACAAAAAGAGAAGTTTCAAAAGCGACCTCTTCAGAGAAAGCGCAGCAGCATCTTTACAGCACGGTGATATTGTATGATTCTGTCTACTATTGTGACAAGAGCTGGAATTGAATTCATACGTATAGTTGTTGAGAAGATGGACGACATTGACCTAGAAACATTTCCAAATGTGAAAAGAAGAACAAAGAAGACCGCTacaaaatcatttgaattgaaCCCTTCAAACAAAAACTGGGAACTTGCACCTATTTTGATTCTTACTGTGCTTCAGGTTTTAAAAGTTGCACCACCATTACATACGCCTTTGCTTTCAACCAACCAACTCCACTCGCAGGGGGACTAATTTGATACGTTGCAACAAATATTGTT is part of the Coffea eugenioides isolate CCC68of chromosome 6, Ceug_1.0, whole genome shotgun sequence genome and encodes:
- the LOC113775723 gene encoding protein BIG GRAIN 1-like A, coding for MTTWERPVRGERHQQRRKTPSFSSSLLDAIYHSIDESQGKEEEPRQEPDPALLHRKRNNAAEFEEEIASIRRAIMVEKWMENYGSSTRGSRSRHINSDSSSSTDSSLFSSSETDSASKSTPKSSVLHATPKAAHQTLVPGAAPKHEGGFMRTKSRAPKIYGDLKKVKQPISPGGKIKNFLNSIFTPRNLKKHEGMEDWSSVRKSRSVKDSSTTCSLTSRSCLNRPPPPSRGKSKRSVRFCPVSVIVDEDCQPCGHKSINDHYDPSLTLVPNINSHFLKKNIDSFRNYEEKKSKKYGFRGFYENSDDDGNSCTSSDLFELDNIGIVGVGHGAHREELPVYGTTNLKINQAIANGLLM